From the Daucus carota subsp. sativus chromosome 8, DH1 v3.0, whole genome shotgun sequence genome, one window contains:
- the LOC108198445 gene encoding putative F-box protein At3g16210: MVFLILSYLPVISLLRCKSVCKTWLSIINSPQFVEAHLANSKNKQASVLKASDAWRVLSMDSVEESVQLKQPSRLECKFGYMRSCNGFVCLSSENCDSICIWNPCTRQYKMVSLPNYANRVFTCLGFGFDSVGNDYKVLRLVRKVDNDLRGFVVRIYKPEAFFGKLYLESEAGLLPFDLRNDVFREIVVLPFPIYGQQKRNKKFEILDLEGSVGMLYESAGDESVVSLWILDDAGLWIKKFNLEMNLELDHMYLYLGAEQYLGLNLFFGYKFYNCRKKTTKELPFPAHLTDVESVAKFTESLVSLEGFESQE; this comes from the exons ATGGTGTTCCTCATACTCTCATATCTCCCTGTTATATCACTTCTACGCTGCAAATCAGTCTGCAAAACCTGGCTATCCATCATAAATAGCCCACAGTTTGTTGAAGCCCACCTGGCTAATTCCAAGAACAAACAAGCATCTGTGCTCAAAGCCTCTGATGCTTGGAGGGTTTTGTCCATGGACAGTGTTGAAGAATCAGTTCAGCTTAAACAGCCATCACGTCTTGAGTGTAAGTTTGGTTACATGCGTTCTTGTAACGGTTTTGTTTGTCTTTCTAGTGAAAATTGTGATAGTATATGTATTTGGAATCCTTGTACTAGACAGTATAAGATGGTTTCTCTCCCCAACTATGCAAATCGTGTCTTCACTTGTCTAGGGTTTGGGTTTGATTCTGTTGGAAACGACTACAAGGTTCTTAGGCTTGTAAGAAAGGTTGACAATGACCTACGAGGTTTTGTCGTTCGCATCTATAAACCAGAAGCATTCTT TGGGAAGTTGTATTTGGAAAGTGAGGCTGGGCTATTGCCGTTTGATTTGCGAAACGATGTGTTTAGAGAAATTGTGGTGTTACCGTTTCCCATTTACGGGCAACAGAAAAGGAATAAGAAGTTTGAAATTTTGGATCTTGAAGGTTCTGTTGGTATGCTATATGAATCTGCCGGGGATGAATCAGTTGTTAGTCTTTGGATATTAGATGATGCTGGCTTGTGGATTAAAAAGTTCAATCTTGAAATGAATCTGGAGTTGGATCACATGTATCTTTATTTGGGTGCTGAACAGTATCTTGGCCTCAATTTGTTTTTTGGATACAAATTTTACAACTGCAGAAAGAAAACGACTAAGGAACTTCCTTTCCCCGCTCATCTCACTGATGTCGAGTCAGTTGCCAAGTTCACTGAGAGCCTCGTCTCCCTTGAGGGGTTTGAATCGCAAGAGTGA
- the LOC108198446 gene encoding F-box/WD-40 repeat-containing protein 1-like has translation MASKRCNNYLSEEMVFLILSYLPVISLLRCKSVCKTLLSIINSPQFVEAHLANSKNKQASVLKASHDWRVLSMDTVEESVQLKQQSCLEGEVRFMRSCNGLVCLSNECCDSICIRNPCTRQYKMLSVPNYANRFFTCLGFGFDSVGNDYKILRLVKKVDNDLRGFVVRIYKPEAFLYSAKADIWKKIHIPDTIKRSFWYSLKRFCDPDISGKLYLEGEAELLPFDLRNDVFGEIVVLPFPIYGQQKRIQKSEILDFEGSLAMVYESAGDGSVLGLWMLDDVGLWIKKFNLETDLELNKMYLYLGSFKGKEESIISVANVFITGSACLFCMFVHVEAQGDYSKSLSLSTKYTVHTANWL, from the exons ATGGCGAGTAAAAgatgtaataattatttatccGAAGAGATGGTGTTCCTCATACTTTCATACCTTCCTGTAATATCACTTCTACGCTGCAAATCAGTCTGCAAAACCTTGCTATCCATCATAAATAGCCCACAGTTTGTTGAAGCCCACCTTGCTAATTCCAAAAACAAACAAGCATCTGTGCTCAAAGCCTCTCATGATTGGAGGGTTCTCTCCATGGACACTGTGGAAGAATCAGTTCAGCTTAAACAGCAATCATGTCTTGAGGGTGAGGTTCGTTTCATGCGTTCTTGTAATGGTCTTGTTTGTCTTTCTAATGAGTGTTGTGATAGTATATGTATTCGGAATCCATGTACTAGACAGTATAAGATGCTCTCTGTCCCCAACTATGCAAATCGTTTCTTCACTTGTCTAGGGTTTGGGTTTGATTCTGTTGGAAACGACTACAAGATTCTTAGGCTTGTAAAAAAGGTTGACAATGACCTACGAGGTTTTGTAGTTCGCATCTATAAACCAGAAGCATTTTTGTATTCTGCAAAGGCTgatatttggaaaaagattcaTATTCCAGATACTATTAAAAGATCTTTTTGGTATTCGTTGAAGAGATTCTGTGACCCTGATATTAGTGGGAAGTTGTATTTGGAAGGGGAGGCTGAGCTATTACCGTTTGATTTGCGGAATGATGTGTTTGGGGAAATTGTAGTGTTACCGTTTCCCATTTACGGGCAACAGAAAAGGATACAGAAGTCTGaaattttggattttgaagGTTCTCTCGCTATGGTATATGAATCTGCCGGGGATGGATCAGTTCTTGGTCTTTGGATGTTAGATGATGTTGGCTTGTGGATTAAAAAGTTCAATCTTGAAACGGATCTGGAGTTGAATAAGATGTATCTTTATTTGG GGTCATTTAAGGGAAAGGAAGAGTCGATCATATCTGTGGCAAATGTGTTTATAACAGGATCAGCTTGTTTGTTTTGTATGTTTGTACATGTAGAGGCACAAGGGGATTATTCTAAATCCTTGTCATTGAGTACTAAGTACACAGTACACACTGCTAATTGgttgtaa
- the LOC108197217 gene encoding putative F-box protein At3g17480, with amino-acid sequence MATNYFSEEMVFLILSHLPVISLLRFKSVCKTWLSIITSPQFVEAHLANSRNKQASVLKASYYWRVFSMDTVEESVELKLPSRLEGMVYYMRSCNGLVCLSNESSYDICIWNPCTRQYKMLYAPNYEINQVGVCLGFGFDSVGNDYKILRIVTKVVRNTWGSIINMGNFSEAQLYSANADTWKMIRTPDTIKMSFWHKLKRFCGPDISGKLYMEGEGELLPFDLRNDLFGEIVVLPFPDYVEQKRIKKSKILDFEGSVAMVYESAGDESVMSLWMLDDDGLWIKKFNLEMDLELDRTYLYLGAQHFLGLNFVFGYKFYNYTKKTTKKLPFPAHLTDVKSVAKFTQSLVSLEGFQSQE; translated from the coding sequence ATGGCGACTAATTATTTCTCCGAAGAGATGGTTTTTCTCATACTTTCCCATCTTCCTGTAATATCACTTCTCCGCTTCAAATCAGTCTGCAAAACCTGGCTGTCCATCATAACAAGCCCACAGTTTGTTGAAGCCCACCTTGCCAATTCCAGGAACAAACAAGCATCCGTGCTCAAAGCCTCTTATTATTGGAGGGTTTTCTCCATGGACACTGTTGAAGAATCAGTTGAGCTTAAATTGCCATCACGTCTTGAGGGTATGGTTTATTACATGCGTTCTTGTAATGGTCTTGTTTGTCTTTCCAATGAAAGTAGCTATGATATTTGTATTTGGAATCCATGTACTAGACAGTATAAGATGCTTTATGCCCCCAACTATGAAATCAATCAAGTCGGGGTTTGTCTAGGGTTTGGGTTTGATTCTGTTGGAAATGACTACAAGATTCTTAGGATTGTAACAAAGGTTGTCCGTAACACATGGGGTTCTATTATTAACATGGGTAACTTCTCAGAAGCACAGTTGTATTCCGCAAATGCTGATACCTGGAAAATGATTCGTACTCCGGATACTATTAAAATGTCTTTTTGGCATAAGCTGAAGAGATTCTGTGGTCCTGATATTAGTGGGAAGTTGTACATGGAAGGGGAGGGTGAGCTATTGCCGTTTGATTTGCGGAATGATTTGTTTGGAGAAATTGTGGTGTTACCGTTTCCTGATTACGTGGAACAGAAAAGGATAAAGAAGTCTAAGATTTTGGATTTTGAAGGTTCTGTGGCTATGGTATATGAATCTGCTGGGGATGAATCAGTTATGAGTCTTTGGATGTTAGATGATGATGGCTTGTGGATTAAAAAGTTCAATCTTGAAATGGATTTGGAGTTGGATCGGACGTATCTTTATTTGGGCGCTCAACACTTTCTTGGACTCAATTTTGTTTTTGGATACAAATTTTACAACTACACAAAGAAAACGACTAAGAAGCTTCCTTTCCCAGCTCATCTCACCGATGTCAAGTCAGTTGCCAAGTTCACTCAGAGCCTTGTTTCCCTTGAGGGGTTTCAATCACAAGAATGA
- the LOC108198447 gene encoding F-box/WD-40 repeat-containing protein 1-like — translation MDTVEDSVELKLPSHWEGKVRYMRSCNGLVCLSNDCYDSICIWNPCTRQYKMLSVPNYAFGVRHCLGFGFDSIGNDYKILWIVTKVVRDLRGFIVSMNLKPEAQLYSAKADTWKKIRIPDTIRISFWNRLKRSCGPDISGKLYLEGEGGLLPFDLRNDVFGELLGMNQSLVFGC, via the exons ATGGACACTGTGGAAGATTCAGTTGAGCTTAAACTGCCATCACATTGGGAGGGTAAGGTTCGTTACATGCGTTCTTGTAATGGTCTTGTTTGTCTTTCTAATGATTGTTATGATAGTATATGTATTTGGAATCCGTGTACTAGACAGTATAAGATGCTTTCTGTGCCCAACTATGCATTTGGTGTAAGGCATTGTCTAGGGTTTGGTTTTGATTCTATTGGAAACGACTACAAGATTCTTTGGATTGTAACAAAGGTTGTCCGTGACTTACGAGGTTTTATTGTTAGCATGAATCTTAAACCAGAAGCACAGTTGTATTCCGCAAAGGCTGATACTTGGAAAAAGATTCGTATTCCGGATACTATTAGAATATCTTTTTGGAATAGGCTGAAGAGATCCTGTGGTCCTGATATTAGTGGGAAGTTGTATTTGGAAGGTGAGGGTGGGCTATTGCCGTTTGATTTGCGCAACGATGTGTTTGGAGAACTT CTGGGGATGAATCAGTCCTTAGTCTTTGGATGTTAG
- the LOC108197216 gene encoding putative F-box protein At3g17480 isoform X1, whose product MATNYFSEEIIFLILSYLPVISLLRFKSVCKTWLSIIKSPQFVEAHLANSRNKQASVLKASYYWGVFSMDSVEESVELKLPSRLEGMVYYMRSCNGLVCLSNESSYDICIWNPCTRQYKMLNAPNYSINNVGACLGFGFDSVGNDYKILRIVTKVTRNTWGFIINMGNFSEAQLYSANADTWKMIRTPDTIKMSFWHKLKRFCGPDISGKLYMEGEGELLPFDLRNDLFGEIVVLPFPDYVEQKRIKKSKILDFEGSVAMVYESAGDESVMSLWMLDDDGLWIKKFNLEMDLELDRTYLYLGAQHFLGLNFVFGYKFYNYTKKTTKKLPFPAHLTDVKSVAKFTQSLVSLEGFQSQE is encoded by the coding sequence ATGGCGACTAATTATTTCTCCGAAGAGATAATTTTTCTCATACTTTCCTATCTTCCTGTAATATCACTTCTCCGCTTCAAATCAGTCTGCAAAACCTGGCTATCCATCATAAAAAGCCCACAGTTTGTTGAAGCCCACCTTGCCAATTCCAGGAACAAACAAGCATCCGTGCTCAAAGCCTCTTATTATTGGGGGGTTTTCTCCATGGACAGTGTTGAAGAATCAGTTGAGCTTAAATTGCCATCACGTCTTGAGGGTATGGTTTATTACATGCGTTCTTGTAATGGTCTTGTTTGTCTTTCCAATGAAAGTAGTTATGATATTTGTATTTGGAATCCGTGTACTAGACAGTATAAGATGCTTAATGCCCCCAACTATTCAATAAATAATGTCGGGGCTTGTTTAGGGTTTGGGTTTGATTCTGTTGGAAATGACTACAAGATTCTTAGGATTGTAACAAAGGTTACCCGTAACACATGGGGTTTTATTATTAACATGGGTAACTTCTCAGAAGCACAGTTGTATTCCGCAAATGCTGATACCTGGAAAATGATTCGTACTCCGGATACTATTAAAATGTCTTTTTGGCATAAGCTGAAGAGATTCTGTGGTCCTGATATTAGTGGGAAGTTGTATATGGAAGGGGAGGGTGAGCTATTGCCGTTTGATTTGCGGAATGATTTGTTTGGAGAAATTGTGGTGTTACCGTTTCCTGATTACGTGGAACAGAAAAGGATAAAGAAGTCTAAGATTTTGGATTTTGAAGGTTCTGTGGCTATGGTATATGAATCTGCTGGGGATGAATCAGTTATGAGTCTTTGGATGTTAGATGATGATGGCTTGTGGATTAAAAAGTTCAATCTTGAAATGGATTTGGAGTTGGATCGGACGTATCTTTATTTGGGCGCTCAACACTTTCTTGGACTCAATTTTGTTTTTGGATACAAATTTTACAACTACACAAAGAAAACGACTAAGAAGCTTCCTTTCCCAGCTCATCTCACCGATGTCAAGTCAGTTGCCAAGTTCACTCAGAGCCTTGTTTCCCTTGAGGGGTTTCAATCACAAGAATGA
- the LOC108197216 gene encoding F-box/WD-40 repeat-containing protein 1-like isoform X2: MATKRCNNYLSEELVFIILSYLPVISLLRCKSVCKTWLSIITSPQFIEAHLANSKKKQASVLKASYDWRVLSMDTVEESVKLKLPCERLEGKVRYMRSCNGLVCLSNESYYVICIWNPCTRQYKRLSVPNYAHNVAICLGFGFDCIGNDYKVLRIVRKVIRGRDMSEPEAQLYSANADTWKKIQVPDNIKDSLSTKLKILCGPDISGMLYLGGEGGLVPFDLRNNVFGEIVVLPFPKHVQEKRIKKSKILNFEGSLAMVYESAGDESVLSLWILDDVGLWIKKFNLEMELELDRMYLYLGAQHFLGLNFVFGYKFYNYKKKTTKKLPFPAHLTDVNSVVKFTESLVSLEGFKSQE; encoded by the coding sequence ATGGCGACTAAAAgatgtaataattatttatcagAAGAGTTGGTGTTCATCATACTTTCTTATCTTCCTGTAATATCCCTTCTCCGCTGCAAATCAGTCTGCAAAACCTGGCTATCCATCATAACAAGCCCACAGTTTATTGAAGCCCACCTTGCTAATTCCAAGAAGAAACAAGCATCTGTGCTCAAAGCCTCTTATGATTGGAGGGTTTTGTCCATGGACACTGTTGAAGAATCAGTTAAGCTTAAATTGCCATGTGAACGTCTTGAGGGTAAGGTTCGTTACATGCGTTCTTGTAATGGTCTTGTTTGTCTTTCCAATGAAAGTTATTATGTTATATGTATCTGGAATCCCTGTACTAGACAGTATAAGAGGCTTTCTGTCCCCAATTATGCACATAATGTTGCAATTTGTCTAGGGTTTGGTTTTGATTGTATTGGAAATGACTACAAGGTTCTTAGGATTGTAAGAAAGGTTATCCGTGGCCGCGACATGAGTGAACCTGAAGCACAGTTGTATTCCGCAAATGCTGATACTTGGAAAAAGATTCAGGTTCCGGATAATATTAAAGATTCTCTTTCCACTAAGCTGAAGATATTGTGTGGTCCTGATATTAGTGGGATGTTGTATTTGGGAGGTGAGGGTGGGCTAGTGCCATTTGATTTGCGGAACAATGTGTTTGGAGAAATTGTAGTGTTACCGTTTCCCAAACACGTGCAAGAGAAAAGGATAAAGAAgtctaaaattttgaattttgaaggtTCTCTCGCTATGGTATATGAATCTGCCGGGGATGAATCAGTTCTTAGTCTTTGGATATTAGATGATGTTGGCTTGTGGATTAAAAAGTTCAATCTTGAAATGGAATTGGAGTTGGATCGGATGTATCTTTATTTGGGCGCTCAACACTTTCTTGGACTCAATTTTGTTTTTGGATACAAATTTTACAACTACAAAAAGAAAACGACTAAGAAGCTTCCTTTCCCAGCTCATCTCACCGATGTCAACTCAGTTGTCAAGTTCACCGAGAGCCTTGTCTCCCTTGAGGGGTTTAAATCTCAAGAGTGA
- the LOC108199451 gene encoding uncharacterized protein LOC108199451, translated as MVESEANKEISLKEQGNAFFKAGNYLKAAALYTQAIKKDPSNATLYSNRAAAFLHLVKLQKALADAETTISLNPNWEKGYFRKGCVLEAMERYDEASAAFNKALDYNPQSSEVSKKIKKLSQLAKEKQRADEVQNLRSNIDMGKHIDVFKSELSAKYKDEESCKETFSFLVETMEAAVKSWHETSKVDGRVYFLLDKEKTDTEKYAPVVNIDKAFESPETHGTCLSFLRQYAVDSFSRAACLIAPKSIISYPQVWKGQGSRKWKHGQSDGFFVQFESPLVRKLWFIPSSNEKGQVLCRDPVTLDISVHEVFPRIFKDA; from the exons atggtggaatctGAAGCGAACAAAGAGATATCTTTAAAAGAACAAGGGAATGCGTTCTTTAAAGCTGGTAATTACTTAAAGGCTGCTGCTTTGTACACTCAGGCTATCAAGAAAGACCCTTCTAATGCAACCCTTTACAG CAACCGTGCTGCTGCATTTTTGCATCTAGTTAAGCTCCAAAAAGCACTTGCTGATGCTGAGACAACAATCTCTTTAAACCCCAACTGGGAGAAG GGATATTTCAGAAAAGGGTGTGTGTTAGAGGCAATGGAACGATATGATGAG GCTTCAGCTGCTTTTAATAAAGCACTGGACTACAATCCACAAAGTTCAGAGGTGTCAAAGAAAATTAAGAAGCTTTCGCAATTGGCTAAAGAGAAACAGCGAGCTGATGAAGTGCAAAACTTGAGGTCCAACATAGATATGGGGAAACACATTGATGTCTTTAAGTCAGAACTG TCTGCTAAGTACAAAGACGAAGAAAGCTGCAAGGAAACTTTCTCTTTTCTTGTTGAAACAATGGAGGCAGCTGTAAAATCATGGCATGAAACATCTAAGGTGGATGGGAGAGTTTATTTTCTTCTCGACAAGGAGAAGACAGATACTGAAAAATATGCCCCAGTTGTTAATATTGACAAG GCTTTTGAATCGCCCGAGACACATGGGACTTGTTTATCATTTCTCAGGCAGTATGCAGTGGATTCTTTCTCACGAGCAGCATGCTTGATAGCACCTAAAAGTATAATATCTTACCCTCAG GTATGGAAAGGTCAGGGATCAAGGAAATGGAAGCATGGTCAAAGTGATGGATTCTTTGTACAATTTGAATCACCGTTGGTGAGAAAATTATGGTTTATACCCAGCTCCAATGAGAAAGGACAAGTATTGtgcag GGATCCAGTAACTCTAGACATTAGTGTTCATGAAGTGTTTCCTCGTATATTCAAGGATGCATGA